In Apium graveolens cultivar Ventura chromosome 10, ASM990537v1, whole genome shotgun sequence, the following are encoded in one genomic region:
- the LOC141692332 gene encoding uncharacterized protein LOC141692332 isoform X2 encodes MICQGSFTDWINHFLHYMGSRTCFGCCNKSKPIINADEPSKGLAIEGQTVKKTGISDDFWSTSTYDLDNSALQSQRSLSSISISNQSVTGSTSNHSEFVNHGYLRWKQARLQWTETKSSENQPKKRDPVLSWNATYESLLGTNKRFYKPIPLSEMVAFLVERWEQEGLYD; translated from the exons ATGATTTGTCAGGGTTCTTTCACTGACTGGATCAATCACTTTCTTCATTACATGGGG AGCAGAACTTGCTTTGGTTGCTGTAACAAATCAAAACCAATTATTAATGCGGATGAACCATCAAAGGGTCTAGCGATTGAAGGCCAAACAGTAAAAAAAACTGGTATATCAGATGATTTTTGGAGCACCAGCACATATGACCTGGATAACAGTGCATTGCAGTCTCAGAGAAGCTTATCATCTATCAGTATCTCAAATCAAAGTGTCACCGGAAGCACTAGCAACCATTCCGAATTCGTAAACCATG GTTATCTTCGGTGGAAGCAGGCGAGGCTTCAGTGGACTGAAACTAAAAGTTCAGAGAATCAACCAAAAAAGCGGGATCCTGTTTTGAG TTGGAATGCAACTTATGAGAGCTTGCTAGGGACTAACAAAAGGTTTTATAAGCCAATTCCTCTTTCT GAAATGGTTGCTTTTTTAGTAGAGAGATGGGAACAAGAAGGCTTGTATGACTGa
- the LOC141692332 gene encoding uncharacterized protein LOC141692332 isoform X3, with product MGSRTCFGCCNKSKPIINADEPSKGLAIEGQTVKKTGISDDFWSTSTYDLDNSALQSQRSLSSISISNQSVTGSTSNHSEFVNHGYLRWKQARLQWTETKSSENQPKKRDPVLSWNATYESLLGTNKRFYKPIPLSEMVAFLVERWEQEGLYD from the exons ATGGGG AGCAGAACTTGCTTTGGTTGCTGTAACAAATCAAAACCAATTATTAATGCGGATGAACCATCAAAGGGTCTAGCGATTGAAGGCCAAACAGTAAAAAAAACTGGTATATCAGATGATTTTTGGAGCACCAGCACATATGACCTGGATAACAGTGCATTGCAGTCTCAGAGAAGCTTATCATCTATCAGTATCTCAAATCAAAGTGTCACCGGAAGCACTAGCAACCATTCCGAATTCGTAAACCATG GTTATCTTCGGTGGAAGCAGGCGAGGCTTCAGTGGACTGAAACTAAAAGTTCAGAGAATCAACCAAAAAAGCGGGATCCTGTTTTGAG TTGGAATGCAACTTATGAGAGCTTGCTAGGGACTAACAAAAGGTTTTATAAGCCAATTCCTCTTTCT GAAATGGTTGCTTTTTTAGTAGAGAGATGGGAACAAGAAGGCTTGTATGACTGa
- the LOC141691714 gene encoding uncharacterized protein LOC141691714, translating to MHMCHLEMIRQHDNESLSAYLRRFQEAINKVSNLDEREALSIFRRNLDPEHNERYIVELINKEPQSLAAAYSMAARFIKETDVLEESNNDPGPVKQAREPKQESDWTPLNMNREEILKEVKDKPFYYPPKPMQTPPESRPYNRQCDYHETHGQKTENCLSLKYFIEDQVKKGNMNKYLVRDHSIGEAQRKGKNVVNVVLGGSYSPPRSPDFGEEVLSIQSLPDMVISSSSKDYEGVNPHHNAALVVTLDIFDNEVRRMLIDNGSSVNILFKHTVDRIQLGSVRSNECREDPLYGFGHNLVPIQGTLYLPVIFGSAPNQVTHVIKFYVINAPSSYNRIIGRSALTMMQAITSISHLKIKFPTPTGVGDIKGDYGVAETCYRG from the exons atgcacatgtgtcacctggagaTGATCCGGCAGCACGACAATGAGTCCCTCTCTGCATACTTGCGccggttccaggaagcaatcaataaagtttcAAATCTGGATGAGAGGGAAGCTTTAAGCATTTTTAGAAGAAACCTGGACCCAGAGCACAACGAAAGGTATATTGTTGAGCTAATCAATAAGGAGCCGCAAAGTCTGGCAGCAGCTTATTCCATGGCTGCCAGATTCATTAAGGAAACAGATGTGCTCGAG GAGTCGAACAACGACCCAGGACCCGTGAAGCAAGCTCGGGAGCCAAAGCAGGAGTcggactggactcctctcaacatgaACCGGGAGGAAATCCTGAAAGAAGTCAAAGACAAGCCTTTCTATTATCCTCCGAAGccaatgcaaactcctccggagAGCAGGCCCTACAATAGGCAATGTGATTATCACGAGACCCATGGCCAAAAAACTGAGAATtgcttatcactcaagtacttcattgaggACCAAGTAAAGAAGGGGAATATGAACAAATACTTAGTTCGGGACCACAGCATAGGGGAAGCGCAGAGGAAAGGAAAGAATGTAGTCAATGTGGTCCTAGGCGGATCCTACTCCCCACCCCGGAGCCCGGACTTCGGCGAAGAAGTGCTCTCAATCCAATCACTCCCAGACATGGTGATATCCTCCAGCAGCAAGGACTACGAAGGAGTCAACCCTCACCACAATGCAGCTTTGGTTGTCACTCTAGATatctttgataatgaagtaagaagaatgctcaTTGACAATGGCTCATCagtaaatattctcttcaagcacacagtggaTAGAATACAGTTAGGGAGCGTCCGCTCAAATGAATGTCGAGAAGACCCACTCTATGGCTTCGGCCACAACTTAGTCCCAATCCAAGGAACTTTGTATCTGCCAGTCATTTTTGGATCTGCTCCTAACCAAGTGACTCATGTCATCAAATTTTATGTGATCAATGCTCCTTCTTCATACAACAGAATCATTGGCAGATCAGCTCTAACCatgatgcaagcaataacttcaatctcccatctcaagatCAAATTCCCAACCCCAACAGGAGTCGGAGATATTAAAGGAGACTATGGAGTAGCTGAAACATGCTACAGGGGTTAG
- the LOC141692332 gene encoding uncharacterized protein LOC141692332 isoform X1: MLKKLLWVLSLTGSITFFITWGTCFGCCNKSKPIINADEPSKGLAIEGQTVKKTGISDDFWSTSTYDLDNSALQSQRSLSSISISNQSVTGSTSNHSEFVNHGYLRWKQARLQWTETKSSENQPKKRDPVLSWNATYESLLGTNKRFYKPIPLSEMVAFLVERWEQEGLYD; this comes from the exons ATGTTGAAGAAGCTCCTTTG GGTTCTTTCACTGACTGGATCAATCACTTTCTTCATTACATGGGG AACTTGCTTTGGTTGCTGTAACAAATCAAAACCAATTATTAATGCGGATGAACCATCAAAGGGTCTAGCGATTGAAGGCCAAACAGTAAAAAAAACTGGTATATCAGATGATTTTTGGAGCACCAGCACATATGACCTGGATAACAGTGCATTGCAGTCTCAGAGAAGCTTATCATCTATCAGTATCTCAAATCAAAGTGTCACCGGAAGCACTAGCAACCATTCCGAATTCGTAAACCATG GTTATCTTCGGTGGAAGCAGGCGAGGCTTCAGTGGACTGAAACTAAAAGTTCAGAGAATCAACCAAAAAAGCGGGATCCTGTTTTGAG TTGGAATGCAACTTATGAGAGCTTGCTAGGGACTAACAAAAGGTTTTATAAGCCAATTCCTCTTTCT GAAATGGTTGCTTTTTTAGTAGAGAGATGGGAACAAGAAGGCTTGTATGACTGa